From the Alloalcanivorax dieselolei B5 genome, one window contains:
- a CDS encoding CHASE2 domain-containing protein, with protein MSRGFDSHQRRYLVEHMSVLLVVASLCTLLSISGGLSFLNRYVYDTLLPRLPMEPSGDILVVGIDEYSLREVGRWPWDRSIHARLIDQLSKQGARGVLMDLILSEPDRSRPAADQALVRALSENGNVYLPVHVEQLRAGGQLIEVLPAGPFARAARGLGHVDLELDGDGVARSVYLRSGIGQPWWPHITQAMLEGEGLIPEDRFPAGENDDFVGLANVRKYPRFIPFAGGAGTYPHVSAVDVLEGRVPDQLIKDQFVFIGATAAGLGDMLPTPMAGQGDLMAGVEINANIFDGLRHERMISGMSRPWAIALGVVLALLAPLLLPFFLPRWSIPLILGSLLFTLGICYALLAVWQIWFPPAAAAIAAVVAYPLWTWRRLEYSMAYMRNALERLAEYSDLNRRLTEPAPLSRMLRMLDQVLPVRSWRLQAQAGAPVSGGEQLEATAWRGQLSRRYPFRHDGKRYELTVVWRQAVDADTYDYWIRAMLARTETHQAGIGPRYEVLEKHIERLRREEHRQQALTRFFQVGLAQMSEGVLITDACGGAVFMNPQASYLLSIEGVAQDTLGLADIGRELEFSGDRGWRTLLQEALADGRVQKECRNRRGMDLYLDMILVHAGDQPGRMLIISLKDISDVKQAMRTRTEMLDFLSHDLRSPMVSVLALVGKMRHGPDGERLSDFLDNVEHYAERNLNIAEQFLQLARVEGVDSVEMMELDMLDVVESAIDQVQIQAQTRDITLRFAYDETEEVWVKGNNELLERLIVNLLTNAVKYSYEGNSVDVRLFTQGGQVTCEVRDRGVGIPEAFQDKLFDRFSRASTSGGARTRGAGLGLRFVKVVTERHGGDIKVVSAPGEGSRFTLLLPRVQLS; from the coding sequence ATGAGTAGAGGGTTCGATAGCCACCAGCGCCGTTATCTGGTTGAGCACATGTCCGTGCTGTTGGTGGTGGCGAGCCTGTGCACCCTGCTGTCCATCAGCGGCGGTTTGTCTTTCCTCAATCGTTACGTCTACGACACCCTGCTGCCGCGGCTGCCGATGGAGCCCTCCGGCGACATTCTTGTTGTCGGCATCGATGAGTACAGCCTGCGGGAAGTGGGGCGCTGGCCCTGGGATCGCAGTATCCATGCCCGTCTGATTGACCAGCTCTCCAAACAGGGTGCCCGTGGGGTGCTGATGGATCTGATCCTGTCGGAACCGGATCGGTCTCGTCCGGCGGCGGACCAGGCGCTGGTTAGGGCGTTGTCCGAAAATGGCAATGTCTATCTGCCGGTGCACGTGGAGCAGCTGCGCGCCGGCGGGCAACTGATCGAGGTGCTGCCGGCGGGGCCCTTCGCCCGCGCCGCCCGGGGGCTCGGCCATGTGGATCTGGAACTGGATGGCGACGGGGTGGCCCGTTCGGTCTATTTGCGCTCCGGGATCGGGCAACCCTGGTGGCCGCACATTACCCAGGCGATGCTGGAAGGCGAAGGGCTGATCCCCGAGGACCGCTTCCCCGCCGGCGAAAACGACGATTTCGTCGGCCTGGCCAACGTTCGCAAATACCCCCGTTTCATTCCGTTCGCTGGCGGCGCGGGAACCTATCCGCACGTCTCCGCGGTGGATGTGCTGGAGGGCCGGGTTCCGGACCAATTGATCAAGGACCAGTTCGTGTTCATCGGCGCAACGGCCGCGGGTCTGGGCGATATGCTGCCGACACCCATGGCCGGGCAGGGGGACCTGATGGCGGGGGTCGAAATCAACGCCAATATCTTCGATGGTCTGCGCCATGAGCGCATGATTTCAGGCATGAGTCGGCCCTGGGCCATAGCCCTTGGTGTGGTGCTGGCCTTGCTGGCACCGCTGCTGCTGCCGTTCTTCCTGCCGCGCTGGAGTATTCCGCTGATTCTGGGCTCTCTGCTGTTCACGCTGGGAATCTGTTACGCGCTTTTGGCGGTCTGGCAGATCTGGTTCCCGCCGGCGGCGGCGGCCATCGCCGCGGTGGTGGCTTACCCGCTGTGGACCTGGCGGCGCCTGGAATACTCCATGGCGTATATGCGCAACGCTCTGGAGCGCCTGGCGGAATACAGTGATCTGAACCGCCGCCTCACCGAGCCGGCGCCGCTGTCGCGGATGCTGCGCATGCTGGATCAGGTGCTGCCGGTGCGGTCCTGGCGGTTGCAGGCTCAGGCCGGTGCTCCGGTGTCCGGCGGCGAGCAACTGGAAGCCACCGCCTGGCGGGGGCAGCTGTCCCGTCGTTATCCGTTCCGTCATGACGGCAAGCGTTATGAACTGACCGTGGTCTGGCGCCAGGCCGTGGATGCGGACACCTATGATTACTGGATTCGCGCCATGCTGGCGCGTACCGAAACCCATCAGGCTGGTATCGGGCCCCGCTACGAGGTGCTGGAGAAGCATATTGAGCGATTGCGCCGGGAGGAGCACCGCCAGCAGGCGTTGACCCGCTTCTTCCAGGTCGGTCTGGCGCAGATGAGTGAAGGGGTTCTGATCACCGACGCCTGTGGTGGTGCGGTGTTCATGAATCCGCAGGCGTCCTATCTGCTCAGTATCGAGGGCGTGGCCCAGGACACCCTGGGGTTGGCGGATATTGGCCGTGAACTGGAGTTCAGCGGCGATCGCGGTTGGCGCACGCTGCTTCAGGAAGCGTTGGCGGACGGCCGGGTGCAGAAAGAATGCCGCAACCGCCGTGGCATGGATCTTTATCTGGACATGATTCTGGTACACGCCGGCGACCAGCCGGGGCGCATGCTGATCATCAGCCTCAAGGACATTTCCGACGTCAAGCAGGCCATGCGCACCCGTACCGAGATGCTGGATTTCCTGTCCCATGATCTGCGTTCGCCGATGGTGTCGGTGTTGGCGCTGGTGGGCAAGATGCGGCATGGCCCGGATGGCGAGCGGTTGTCGGACTTCCTGGATAACGTGGAGCACTACGCCGAACGTAACCTGAACATCGCCGAGCAGTTCCTGCAACTGGCCAGGGTCGAGGGGGTGGATTCGGTGGAAATGATGGAACTGGACATGCTCGATGTGGTGGAATCCGCCATCGATCAGGTGCAGATCCAGGCGCAGACCCGGGATATCACCCTGCGGTTCGCCTACGACGAGACCGAGGAGGTCTGGGTAAAGGGCAATAACGAGTTACTGGAACGGCTGATAGTGAATCTGCTCACCAACGCGGTCAAATACAGCTACGAAGGCAATTCGGTGGATGTGCGCCTGTTTACCCAGGGTGGGCAGGTGACCTGTGAGGTGCGGGATCGCGGCGTGGGCATTCCGGAGGCGTTCCAGGATAAGCTGTTCGACCGTTTCAGCCGTGCCAGCACCAGCGGCGGGGCCCGTACTCGCGGGGCCGGCCTGGGGCTGCGCTTCGTCAAGGTAGTGACGGAACGTCATGGTGGCGATATCAAGGTGGTCAGCGCGCCTGGAGAAGGTAGCCGTTTTACCCTGTTGTTGCCGCGAGTCCAGTTATCCTGA
- the rep gene encoding DNA helicase Rep, which translates to MTSLNPRQREAVHYADGPLLVLAGAGSGKTSVITRKIAWLIQERGVPARRIAAVTFTNKAAREMKERVQSLVHGGQSRGLIVSTFHNLGLRILKSELKACGLRSGFSILDQIDSREILKEILLQGESERDLNAVEAVHKCLSDWKNELVSPEEAVSQAQTEEEVRAAMAYSGYNRMLRACNAVDFDDLIMMPVLLFREQPRILEKWRHRLQYLLVDEYQDTNGAQYELVRMLTLPEGRFTVVGDDDQSIYAWRGARPENLDQLQQDWPALKVVKLEQNYRSTGRILKAANTVIANNPHVFEKRLWSDYGYGEPVRVAALRDEDGETDWIAGDLFHRRLQRGLHWKDFAILYRGNFQSRILEMKLQSLSIPYKVSGGTSFFSRSEIKDLMCYLRLLVNPDDDNAFLRIINTPRREVGPATLEKLAAWAGRRDQGLYHVCGDLGLSEAMPPKAAEKLREFKQWLDGKREHCFRHNSLQAVKELITEMDYEGWVMQNASSPRIGEKRIENVWQLVRNIQRMLEKQEEEDDGSSDLEAVIGKLVLMDMLEQQDEEDDSDRVQLMTLHASKGLEFPHVYMMGVEEELLPHRTSIEEDNIVEERRLMYVGITRARETLTLTQARTRKQYGEKVDTTPSRFIDELPQDDLEYIGEGAPRNEERDSEVAEASLANLKALLE; encoded by the coding sequence ATGACCTCGTTGAACCCTCGCCAACGGGAAGCGGTCCATTACGCCGACGGCCCACTGCTGGTGCTGGCCGGGGCGGGGTCTGGCAAGACCAGTGTGATCACCCGCAAGATCGCCTGGCTGATCCAGGAGCGGGGCGTGCCGGCCCGGCGCATCGCCGCGGTGACCTTCACCAACAAGGCGGCACGGGAAATGAAGGAGCGGGTGCAAAGCCTGGTCCACGGCGGCCAGAGCCGGGGCCTGATCGTCTCCACTTTCCACAACCTGGGTCTGCGCATTCTCAAGAGCGAACTCAAGGCCTGCGGCCTGCGTTCCGGCTTCTCCATTCTCGACCAGATCGATAGCCGTGAAATCCTCAAGGAAATCCTGCTTCAAGGGGAATCCGAGCGGGACCTGAACGCGGTGGAGGCGGTACATAAGTGCCTTTCGGACTGGAAAAACGAGCTGGTATCCCCCGAGGAAGCGGTGAGCCAGGCCCAGACCGAGGAAGAAGTGCGCGCGGCCATGGCCTACAGCGGCTACAACCGCATGCTGCGCGCCTGCAACGCGGTGGACTTCGATGACCTGATCATGATGCCGGTGCTGTTGTTCCGCGAACAACCACGAATCCTGGAGAAGTGGCGCCATCGGCTGCAATACCTGCTGGTGGACGAATACCAGGACACCAACGGCGCCCAGTACGAACTGGTGCGCATGCTGACCCTGCCGGAAGGCCGCTTCACCGTGGTTGGCGATGACGACCAGTCGATCTACGCCTGGCGCGGCGCCCGCCCGGAAAACCTGGATCAGCTGCAGCAGGACTGGCCGGCCCTGAAAGTGGTGAAACTGGAACAGAATTACCGCTCCACCGGCCGCATCCTCAAGGCCGCCAACACGGTGATCGCCAACAATCCCCATGTGTTCGAGAAGCGCCTGTGGTCGGACTACGGTTATGGCGAACCGGTGCGGGTGGCGGCACTGCGCGACGAGGACGGGGAAACCGACTGGATCGCCGGCGACCTGTTTCACCGCCGTCTGCAACGGGGGCTGCACTGGAAGGACTTCGCCATTCTCTACCGCGGCAACTTCCAGTCCCGCATCCTGGAAATGAAGCTGCAATCGCTGTCGATTCCCTACAAGGTCTCCGGCGGCACCAGTTTCTTCTCGCGCAGCGAGATCAAGGACCTGATGTGCTATTTGCGTTTGCTGGTGAATCCGGACGACGACAACGCCTTTTTGCGCATCATCAATACGCCGCGCCGGGAAGTGGGCCCCGCCACCCTGGAAAAGCTGGCGGCCTGGGCGGGCCGGCGCGATCAGGGCCTGTATCATGTCTGCGGCGACCTCGGCCTGAGCGAGGCCATGCCGCCGAAGGCGGCGGAGAAACTGCGGGAGTTCAAGCAGTGGCTGGATGGCAAACGTGAACACTGCTTCCGCCACAACAGCCTGCAGGCGGTGAAGGAACTGATCACCGAAATGGACTACGAAGGCTGGGTGATGCAAAACGCCTCCAGCCCGCGCATCGGCGAAAAGCGCATCGAAAACGTCTGGCAATTGGTGCGCAACATTCAGCGCATGCTGGAAAAGCAGGAAGAAGAAGACGACGGCTCCAGCGACCTGGAAGCAGTGATCGGCAAACTGGTGCTGATGGACATGCTGGAGCAGCAGGACGAGGAAGACGACTCCGACCGGGTCCAGCTGATGACCCTGCACGCCTCAAAAGGGCTGGAATTTCCCCACGTCTACATGATGGGCGTGGAGGAAGAGCTACTGCCTCACCGTACCAGCATCGAGGAGGACAATATCGTCGAGGAGCGCCGCCTGATGTACGTGGGCATCACCCGGGCACGGGAAACGCTCACCCTGACCCAGGCACGCACCCGCAAACAATACGGTGAGAAGGTGGATACCACACCGAGCCGTTTCATCGACGAACTGCCGCAGGATGATCTGGAATATATCGGTGAAGGCGCCCCCCGCAACGAGGAACGGGACAGCGAGGTGGCCGAAGCCAGCCTGGCCAATCTCAAGGCGTTGCTGGAGTAA
- a CDS encoding FecR domain-containing protein → MFSRWLAAVVLCVIAATAQADATADHWQYTVRPGDTLWNLCERFAQDPVFCWRQLAANSAVDDPYRMSPGKVILIPLAWLKEQPMPARAERVNGEVWLLVGDNAPEPVENGAEIAFGDTIETGEAGSVVVRFADNSEVAVKPDTVLKVNHYRRFVDVGNEPTELQLERGAIRNTVTPRDTDARVFRVYTPGVMTAVRGTEYHVRVTDDAATLSEVVKGEVEVAAARGTTPVPAGYGTVARDGQAPAKPVKLLPAPDVTLKAGARGLRAEWSPVEGAEAYSVELFDADGVLRQSEQISESRWRAKPQAGEYQLLVRAIDARGLRGQERLLDATVSKGAWPWDALLFIGGAGLLLAL, encoded by the coding sequence ATGTTTTCCCGCTGGTTGGCCGCCGTGGTGCTGTGCGTGATCGCCGCCACGGCGCAAGCCGATGCCACTGCCGATCACTGGCAATACACCGTTCGTCCTGGCGATACTCTGTGGAATCTGTGTGAGCGCTTCGCTCAGGACCCGGTGTTTTGCTGGCGCCAACTGGCGGCGAACAGTGCGGTGGATGACCCCTATCGCATGTCTCCGGGCAAGGTCATTCTGATCCCGCTCGCCTGGCTCAAGGAACAGCCGATGCCCGCCCGTGCCGAACGGGTCAATGGCGAGGTCTGGCTGTTGGTTGGCGATAACGCCCCGGAGCCGGTGGAAAATGGCGCGGAGATCGCCTTCGGTGACACCATCGAGACCGGCGAGGCCGGCAGCGTGGTGGTGCGTTTCGCCGACAATTCCGAGGTGGCGGTGAAACCCGATACGGTGCTCAAGGTGAATCATTACCGGCGTTTCGTCGATGTCGGCAACGAGCCCACGGAGCTGCAACTGGAGCGGGGCGCCATCCGTAACACCGTCACGCCCCGCGATACCGATGCCCGGGTGTTTCGTGTCTACACGCCCGGCGTGATGACCGCGGTTCGCGGTACCGAGTATCACGTTCGCGTCACCGATGACGCCGCCACCCTCAGCGAGGTGGTGAAAGGCGAAGTGGAAGTCGCGGCCGCCCGCGGCACCACGCCGGTACCCGCCGGTTACGGCACGGTGGCGCGGGATGGCCAGGCGCCGGCCAAACCGGTCAAGTTGCTGCCGGCCCCGGATGTGACGTTGAAGGCCGGCGCTCGCGGCCTGCGCGCGGAATGGTCGCCGGTGGAAGGCGCCGAAGCCTATTCAGTGGAATTGTTCGATGCCGATGGCGTTCTGCGACAGAGTGAGCAGATCAGCGAGTCGCGATGGCGCGCCAAACCCCAGGCCGGCGAGTATCAGCTACTGGTAAGGGCGATTGATGCGCGGGGACTGCGTGGACAGGAACGTTTGCTGGATGCCACGGTATCCAAAGGCGCCTGGCCCTGGGATGCCCTTCTGTTCATCGGCGGTGCCGGCTTGCTGCTCGCGCTTTGA
- a CDS encoding phytanoyl-CoA dioxygenase family protein: MPRKIANLSVLDSDLAARHKALRPSVERSSPEIDRDFDTLMREGYVIIEGVLDRDTLSDIRSRITPLLDKTGRNTFEGALTQRVYDVFSKTRVLDHLADHPRILGLMDKLFLPNYLISQAQIINILPGEAPQLLHADDSFYKVPRPRPPLGAATIWAMDDFTEENGATVVIPRSHTWGQDRRGRWEEAIPAVMPAGSVLFFLGTTWHGGGENRSDKPRLAVTCQYCEAYLRQQENFLLELSREVVRELSPELRSLIGYSIMPPFMGMVDGKHPLRLLGEE; the protein is encoded by the coding sequence ATGCCACGCAAAATCGCCAATCTGAGCGTGCTGGACAGCGATCTGGCCGCTCGCCACAAGGCCTTGCGGCCATCCGTCGAGCGCAGCTCGCCGGAGATCGACCGGGACTTCGACACCCTGATGCGTGAGGGCTACGTCATCATCGAGGGCGTGCTGGACCGGGACACATTAAGCGATATCCGTTCGCGGATAACCCCGTTATTGGACAAGACCGGCAGGAATACCTTCGAAGGGGCCCTTACACAACGGGTCTATGACGTTTTCTCCAAGACCCGGGTTCTGGATCATCTGGCGGATCACCCGCGTATCTTGGGTTTGATGGACAAGCTGTTCCTGCCCAACTACCTCATCAGTCAGGCCCAGATCATCAACATTCTGCCCGGGGAGGCACCGCAGCTTCTGCATGCGGATGACAGTTTCTACAAAGTGCCGCGGCCACGGCCGCCGTTGGGCGCGGCGACGATCTGGGCTATGGACGATTTCACCGAAGAGAACGGGGCCACGGTGGTGATCCCGCGCAGTCACACCTGGGGACAGGACCGCAGGGGGAGGTGGGAAGAAGCGATACCCGCGGTCATGCCGGCTGGCTCGGTGCTGTTTTTCCTGGGGACCACCTGGCACGGCGGTGGAGAGAATCGCTCCGACAAGCCCCGTCTTGCGGTGACCTGCCAGTATTGCGAGGCCTATTTGCGGCAACAGGAGAACTTCCTGCTGGAGCTGTCCAGGGAGGTGGTGCGTGAATTGTCGCCGGAGCTTCGGTCGCTGATCGGCTATTCCATCATGCCGCCGTTCATGGGCATGGTGGATGGCAAGCATCCGCTGCGGTTGCTGGGGGAGGAGTGA
- a CDS encoding c-type cytochrome — protein MLTAGLIVLATLFAGAVMAASTKDISPYPLGERSVLGDRATAERIKPVGSVCVEGEECGSAVAAAEGGGEPRSGQAVYDTGCAACHATGAAGAPKFGDAGQWASHIEKGMDTLVKHAFEGFNAMPPKGMCMDCSEEEIRNAVEYIVENSQ, from the coding sequence ATGCTGACTGCTGGCCTGATTGTACTGGCCACCCTGTTCGCCGGCGCCGTAATGGCCGCCAGCACCAAGGACATTTCCCCGTATCCTCTGGGCGAGCGCTCGGTTCTGGGTGACCGCGCCACCGCCGAGCGGATCAAACCGGTGGGGTCCGTGTGCGTGGAAGGCGAAGAGTGCGGCAGCGCGGTGGCCGCCGCGGAAGGGGGCGGTGAACCGCGTTCCGGCCAGGCCGTGTACGATACCGGCTGTGCCGCCTGCCATGCCACCGGTGCCGCCGGCGCACCCAAGTTCGGTGATGCCGGTCAGTGGGCCAGCCATATCGAAAAGGGCATGGACACCCTGGTCAAGCACGCTTTCGAAGGCTTCAACGCCATGCCGCCCAAGGGCATGTGCATGGATTGTTCCGAAGAAGAAATCCGCAACGCGGTGGAATACATCGTCGAGAACAGCCAGTAG
- a CDS encoding response regulator transcription factor gives MRIAYLEDDQAQAELVTHWLREAGHTCMHLSSGREFMSLLRRDTFDLLVLDWEVPDMSGYAVLEEVRASGNRTPVLFATQRDDESSIVGALTQGADDYMVKPVKQAELLARLTALGRRAGVADMDDQGTLNVGPWTIDRARRQIFLDDEAVKLTDKDYELACYLFQNVGKLMSRAHLLEKVWGIMTPIESRTVDVHISRIRRSLQIRPERGYRIKTVYQHGYRLEPMEE, from the coding sequence GTGCGTATCGCCTACCTAGAAGACGACCAGGCCCAGGCCGAGCTGGTGACACACTGGCTGCGCGAAGCAGGCCACACGTGTATGCACCTGTCCAGCGGTCGCGAGTTCATGAGCTTGCTGCGACGGGACACCTTCGACCTCCTGGTACTCGATTGGGAAGTGCCTGATATGAGTGGTTACGCCGTTCTCGAGGAAGTGCGTGCCAGTGGCAATCGCACGCCTGTCCTGTTCGCCACTCAACGCGATGACGAGTCTTCCATCGTGGGCGCGCTGACCCAGGGAGCCGACGACTATATGGTTAAGCCAGTTAAACAAGCGGAGCTGCTGGCCCGACTCACTGCCCTGGGGCGGCGAGCGGGTGTTGCCGACATGGACGATCAAGGAACCCTCAACGTTGGACCCTGGACCATTGACCGGGCCCGGCGACAGATCTTTCTCGACGACGAAGCCGTCAAACTCACCGACAAGGACTACGAGCTGGCGTGTTACCTGTTCCAGAACGTGGGTAAATTGATGTCCCGGGCGCACCTGCTGGAAAAGGTGTGGGGCATCATGACGCCGATTGAGTCCCGTACGGTGGACGTCCATATCAGCCGCATCCGCCGCAGCCTGCAAATCCGTCCCGAACGCGGTTATCGCATCAAGACGGTGTACCAGCACGGTTACCGGCTGGAACCAATGGAAGAATAA
- a CDS encoding TetR/AcrR family transcriptional regulator encodes MAEKKTSPDRLIAAATRALQKGDGDFEMSTIARTAGVSVGLAYHYFGSKAGLIAAVVEHFYEALDNEVMMARLPVSDWLDRERLRIQYSVAFHYRHPLAAIILQRLRREPSVMAIEQQRLERQIEAGVGNMLQGQKQGSVSAELDPAAAATFTLAGSRALIARALALPPGQRPTEQALSEQIWNLIRQATRGEGS; translated from the coding sequence GTGGCAGAGAAAAAGACCTCACCGGATCGGCTGATCGCCGCGGCAACCCGGGCCTTGCAAAAAGGGGACGGGGATTTCGAAATGAGCACCATTGCCCGCACCGCCGGCGTCTCGGTGGGGCTGGCCTATCATTACTTCGGCTCCAAGGCCGGATTGATCGCCGCCGTCGTCGAACACTTCTACGAAGCCCTCGACAACGAGGTCATGATGGCCCGCTTGCCGGTTTCCGACTGGCTCGACCGGGAACGGTTACGCATCCAGTACAGTGTGGCGTTCCATTATCGTCATCCTCTGGCCGCCATTATCCTGCAGCGTCTGCGCCGCGAGCCGTCGGTGATGGCGATCGAGCAACAGCGGCTCGAACGGCAAATCGAAGCCGGTGTCGGCAACATGCTTCAGGGACAAAAACAGGGGAGCGTCTCGGCGGAGCTGGATCCCGCCGCCGCCGCCACCTTTACTCTGGCGGGCTCGCGGGCGCTGATTGCCCGGGCACTGGCCTTGCCGCCCGGCCAGCGCCCCACGGAACAGGCCCTGAGCGAACAGATCTGGAATCTGATCCGCCAGGCAACCCGCGGCGAGGGCTCATAG